In Cellulomonas wangsupingiae, the genomic window GCGTCCCCGCGTCGGCCGGGGTGATCGCCGTGGTCCAGGCCGAGCGGCGGTACGGGCTGCTGGTGGACCGCGTGCTGAGCACCGAGGAGATCGTCGTCAAGGCGCTGGCCGCCCGGCTGAAGCCCCTGGGGGTCTACGCGGGGGCGACCGTGCTCGGCGACGGACGCGTCTCGCTCATCCTCGACGTCCAGGCGATCGCGCGGCGCGCGATGGTCGCCGACGTCCCCGACGACGCCGTCGCCACGCACGCCCGGTCGGCCACGACCGCCCCGACGAGCCCCGTGCTGGTCGTCGGCGTGGGCGACGACCGTCGCGTCGCGCTGCCGCTGGCGCAGGTCGCGCGGCTCGAGCAGCTGCGCGCGGACCAGGTCGAGCGGGTCGGCGGGCGCGAGGTCGTCCGCTACCGCGGCACGGTCCTGCCGCTCGTCCGCCTCGACGCCCTGCTCGGGGCGTCCGGCGCGGGCGGCGACGAGCTGCTCGTCGTCGTCCTCGAGCGCGGCGGACGGACCGCGGGCCTCGTGGTCGAGGACATCGTCGACATCCTGCAGGACAGCAGCGCCGACCACAGCGACGTCGCGGACCACGGCCTGCTCGGCGCGACCGTGCTGGACGGACGGGTCACCGAGCTGCTCGACCTGCGCGCGGCGGTGCTCGCCGCCGACCCCGCGTTCTACGACGAGGCGGTCCCTGCCGTGCCCGGCCCGGCCGACCTCGTGGGGGCGACGACGTGAGCCAGTACGTGACGTTCACCCTCGCCGACGCGCTGTACGGCGTCGACGTGATGCGCGTGCAGGAGGTCCTGCGGGTGCGGGCGCGCACGCGTGTGCCCCTCGCGCCGCCCGACGTCGCCGGGCTGGTCAACCTGCGCGGCCAGGTCGTCCTCACGATCGACCTGCGCACCCGTCTCGGCCTCGCGCCGCTCGTCGACGACGAGCCGACCATGGTGGTCGTCCAGGTGGCGGGCGAGGCGGTCAGCCTGCTGGTCGACGCCGTCGGCGACGTCGTCGAGGTCGGCCCCGACACCTACGAGCCGCCCCCGCCGACGCTCGCACCGCACCTGCGGGTCGTCATCCGCGGCACCCACAAGCTCGAGCACCGCCTCCTGCTGGTCCTCGACGTCGACGCCGCGGTCGCGCCGCACCCCGCCGGCCCCGCCCTCACCCCCACCCTGGAGCCCCGATGAGCACGTCCTACACCGCGTCCCGCCGGCGCCGGCGCCTGACCGGCTGGTTCGTCGACCGGTCCGTGCAGACGAAGATCCTGGCCGTCGTGGGCTTCATGGCGGTCGTGTCGGTGGGCAACGCCGCCTTCTCGTTCGTGCAGCTGGAGACGACCGCCGCCGACACGCGGGGTCTCGTGCGGGTCGAGCAGACGCTGGCCGCCGCGCGCGACACCGTCCACCAGGACCAGCTCAAGGCGCGCCTGATCGTCGCGCAGCTCGCCGCCATGACGGACGAGGACGACGAGGACCGCTGGCTGGCCACCCAGACCGAGAACGACGCGGAGCTCGCCGCGTCCGCCGCCGCCGTCGAGGCCGCGATGCAGGGGCAGGAGAGCAAGAGCTGGACCGCCTTCTGGTCGGGCTACCAGGACTGGGTCGCGTACCGCGACGCCACGCTGGTGCCCCTCGCGCTCGCGGACGACCTCGCGGCGTACGAGATCGCCGAGGCGGGGATCAGCCAGTCGATGGTCGAGGGGTACCTGGGGCACCTCGACGCGTTCGCGGCCGAGATCCGCGCCTACATGGACACCACCGCGGACGCCGCGACCAGCCGCGCCACGCGGGCGGGCCTCGCCGTGGGCGGTGCGGCCGCCCTCGCGCTCCTGGTGTCCCTGCCGGTGGCGTTCTGGCTCGCGCGGTCCGTGCGCCGGTCGGTCCGCGAGGTGCAGCAGTCCGTCGTCGCGATGGCCGGTGGCGACTTCACGCGCCGCCCGCGGGTCACCCAGCACGACGAGCTCGGACGCATGGCGGTGCAGCTGGGCGCGGCGCAGGACGCGGTGCGTCAGACGCTCGCCGGTGTCGTCGAGTCCGCGGGCGCCGTCGCGGCGGCGGCCGAGGAGCTCGCGGCCGCGTCCGGGCAGGTCGCGTCCGCGTCGGAGGAGACGAGCATGCAGGCGGGCGTCGTCGCGGCCGCGGCCGAGCAGGTCTCGGGCAACGTCCAGGCGGTGGCGACGGGGGCCGAGCAGATGGGCGCCTCGATCCGCGAGATCGCGCAGAACGCGTCCGACGCGGCCAAGGTCGCGCAGGCGGCGACGGGTGCGGCGGCGTCGGCGAACGACTCGGTGTCACGGCTCGGCGCCTCGAGCGCGGAGATCGGCAACGTCGTCAAGCTCATCACGCAGATCGCCGAGCAGACCAACCTCCTCGCGCTCAACGCGACGATCGAGGCGGCGCGGGCGGGCGAGGCGGGCAAGGGCTTCGCCGTCGTCGCCAGCGAGGTCAAGGAGCTGGCGCAGGAGACGGCGCGGGCGACCGAGGACATCGCGCGCCGCGTCGAGGCGATCCAGGCCGACACGTCCGGAGCCGTCGGCGCGATCGGCCAGATCGGCTCGATCATCGCGGACATCAACGACTACCAGCTGACCATCGCCTCGGCCGTGGAGGAGCAGACCGCCACGACCAACGAGATGTCACGCGGGGTCGTCGAGGCCGCCGCGGGCTCGGGCGAGATCGCGTCGAACATCACCGGCGTCGCGACGTCGGCACGCACGTCCTCGCAGGTGCTGGTGCAGATGGGCGACTCGGTCGCCGAGCTCGCGCGCCTCTCGGACGACCTGCGCGGCCGCGTCGCGACGTTCACGTACTGACCCGCCGCACGCCCACCACCCCGTGCCCGACCCGACCGGAGGACCCGTGCCCCGCATCCGCGTGCTGGTGGTCGACGACTCGGTCGTCGTCCGGCGGCTCGTCACCGAGGCGCTGTCGCGCGAGCCCGCGATCGAGGTGGTCGGCGTCGCTGCCGACGGGCGCATCGCGCTGGCCAAGGTCGCCCTGCTGGGGCCCGACGTCATCACGATGGACGTCGAGATGCCGCACCTCGACGGCATCGAGACGGTCCGCGCGCTGCGCGCCTCGGGGCACCGGCAGCCGGTGATCATGTGCTCGACGCTCACCGAGCGCGGTGCGTCGGCGACGCTCGACGCGCTGGCGGCGGGTGCGTCGGACTACGTGACGAAGCCGTCGCACGTCGGCAGCGTGCAGGAGGCCGTCGACCAGGTGGCGCGCGACCTGGTGCCGCGCGTGCTGGCGCTCGCCCCGCGCGCGGCACGGCCGCCCGTCCGTCCCGGCGCGGGCGCCGCGCGCGCGGTCCCGGTGCCGGCTGCGCCCTGTGCCGAGGACGCCGGCCCGCCCGCCTCGCCACTCGCACCGGCACCGCCTCCCCACCCGGTCGCCGTCGTCGTCGTCGGTGCGTCCACGGGCGGGCCGGAGGCGCTGTCGCGCCTCGTCGGCGCGCTGCCGCTGCTGCCCGTGCCCGTCGCCGTGGTGCAGCACATGCCCCCGGTGTTCACGAGCCAGCTCGCGGCCCGGCTGGACCGGCTGGGCGCCGCGACGGTCGTCGAGGTCGAGCGGCCGACGGCGATGCTGGCCGGCCACGTGTACGTCGCGCCCGGGGGCCGGCACCTCGAGGTGCGCGGCGTGCCGGGCGCGCTGCAGGCCGTGCTCACGCAGGAGCCGCCCGTGAACTTCTGCCGGCCCGCCGTGGACGTCCTGCTCACCTCCGCCGCGGCGACGGCCGGGGCCGGCGTGCTCGCGGTCGTCCTCACCGGCATGGGGGCCGACGGGCGCGTGGGCGCCGAGCACGTCGTCGGCGCCGGCGGGACCGTCGTCGTGCAGGACGAGGAGACGAGCGTCGTGTGGGGCATGCCGGGCGCCGTCATCGCGGCCGGGTGGGCGCACCGCGTCCTGCCGATCGACGACGTCGCCGTCGCGGTCGCCGTCGCGGTCGGCGCGGGCGGGCACGCGGCGGTCGGTGGCGGACGGTGACCGTGTCCACGGAGACGTTCGCGTTCGTCGCCGACCTCGTGCGCAGGCGCAGCGCCATCCGGCTGGGCGCGGGCAAGGAGTACCTCGTCGAGAGCCGGCTGCTGCCGCTGGCCCGCGCGGCCGGCGCCCTCGACGTCGACGCGTACGTGGCGCGGCTGCGCGCCGGACGCGAGGCCGGGGGGCACGAGGCCGTCGTCGAGGCGCTGACGACCAACGAGACGTCGTGGTTCCGGGACGTCGCGCCGTTCGACGCGCTGCGCGACCACGTCGTCCCGGCGTGGTCCGCGACGGCCGCGCCGGGGGCACGGCTGCGGGTGTGGTCCGCCGCGTGCTCGACGGGCCAGGAGCCCTACTCGGTCGCGATGGTGCTCGCCGGCTGCTCGCTGCCCGACGCGACGATCCTCGCGACCGACCTGTCGACCGAGGTGCTCGACCGGGCCCGGGACGGGCTGTACACGCAGCTCGAGGTGAGCCGAGGGCTGCCCGGCGCCATGCGCGCGCGCCACCTCGTCCGTGAGGGCGGCGGCTGGCGGGTGAGCGCCGCGCTGCGCCGCGCCGTGACGTTCCAGCGGCACAACCTGCTGGACCCCGCACCCGCCGGTGGGCCGTTCGACGTCGTCCTGCTGCGCAACGTCCTCATCTACTTCGACCGGGACGACCGCCGCGCCGTGCTCGACCGGGTGCACCGCGTGCTGCAGCCCGGCGGCTGGCTCGTGCTCGGCGCCGCCGAGAGCCCCGTGGGCGTGCACGACGGCTTCGAGCGCGTCGTGCTCGACCGCACGACCCTCTACCGCACCACCCCGGGAGGTCCGCTGTGAGGCGCGCGCTCGTGATCGACGACTCCCGCACCATGCGCCGCATCGTCGCGCGGATCCTGCAGGACCTGGGATTCGAGACCGTCGAGGCCGAGCACGGCCAGGCGGCGCTCGACCTGCTCGCGGACGGGCCGCCGCCCGACCTGGCGTGCGTGGACTGGAACATGCCGGTGATGGACGGGCTGCAGTTCGTCGTGCGCGTGCGGGCGACGCCCGCGCTGCGCGGCATGACGCTGATGATGGTGACCACCGAGAGCGAGCACGCGCAGATCGTGCGGGCCCTGGCGGCCGGTGCGCACGAGTACCTCGTCAAGCCGTTCACCGCCGAGGCCCTCCGGGACAAGCTGGCGCTGCTGGGCCTCCTGCCGCTGGACGAGCACGCGTGAGCACCACCACCGACGTGTACGCGGTCGCCGAGGCCCTGTTCGCCACCCTGGTCGACGGCCGGCCCGGGACCCTGCGGCCGTGGACGGGCGACGGACCCGCGTGGTCCGACCCCGTCGTCGCGTGGGTCGACCTGCACGGCGGCTGGACCGGCCGCGCCGCCGTGACGGCGGAGAGCGGCACGGCCGACGACCTCGCCCGCGCGCTGCTCGACCTGCCGACGGACGACCCCGTGGCGGCCGACGACGTGCGCGACGCGTTCGGGGAGGTCGCCAACGTCGTGGGCGGCAGCGTCAAGGCCCTGCTGCCGGCCGTCGGCGCGATGGGCCTGCCGACGGTGGCGGCGGCCGCGCCCGCGCTGCCGGGGTCGGTCCTCGTCGCGCACGTCCTGCTCGACTGGCGCGGTCGTGCGCTCGAGCTCACGGTCCGGGGCACGTCGGCCCCGGCCGGTCCACGAGAGGGAGGAGCACGATGATCCGGGTCCTGGTGGCCGACGACAGCCGCGTCATGCGGCAGATCGTCATCCGCACGCTGCGGCAGGCGGGGTACGACTGGGAGGTGCGCGAGGCGGCGGACGGCGCCGAGGCGCTCGCAGCCGTGCGTGCCGACGAGCCGGACGTGATCCTCTCGGACTGGAACATGCCGGAGATGACCGGGCTGGAGCTGCTGCGCCGGCTGCGGCTCGAGGGCTACGACACCCCGCTCGGGTTCGTGACCTCCGAGGGCTCGCCGGAGATGCGCACGCTCGCCGAGCGCGAGGGTGCCCTCTTCCTCATCGCCAAGCCCTTCACGCCCGACGGCTTCCGCGCCGTCATCGACCCGGTGCTCGCATGAGCGACCGGACGCCGCTGCCGTCGGCGAAGCACGTGCGCGACCTGCTCGAGGGCCTGCTCGGCCGCGAGGTCGAGGTGCGCACGGGCGCGGCCATGGTCGACCCCGCCGCGACGGCCGGTGCGCTCGTCGGCGTGTACGTCGACCGGCTGCTGCAGCTGCGGGCGCTGTGCCTGATGGACGTGCCGGCCGCGGCCCGCGTCGGCGCCGCGATCGGGCTCGTGCCCGCGCGGGTCGCCGACGAGAGCGCGCTCGGCGACTTCCTCGACCCGGGCCTGGAGGAGAACGCGCGCGAGGTCCTCAACGTCATCGCGTCGCTGCTCAACACGCCGGACGCGCCCCACGTGCGGCTCGACGCCGTGGTCGCGCCCCGCGAGGCCCTGCCGGTGGACGTCGCGCCGTGGGTGCGGGCGTACGTGCCGCGGATCGACCTCGAGGTCGACGTGTCGGGCTACGGGCCGGGCGGGCTGTCGCTGCTCGTCGTGTGACGACGCTCAGCGCGGCGTCTGGCGGTACGAGGACAGGAAGTTGCCCATGCGCTCGACCGCCTCGGCCAGCACCCGCGCCTCGGGCAGCGTGACGATGCGCAGGTGGTCCGGGGTGGGCCAGTTGAAGCCCGTGCCCTGGACCAGCAGGATCTGCTCGCTGACCAGCAGGTCGTACACGAGCTGCGCGTCGTCGACGATGCCGAACACCTCGGGGTCGAGGCGCGGGAAGAGGTACAGCGCGCCGTCGGGCTTGGTGCACGAGACGCCGGGGATCGAGTTGAGGCCCTCCCACGCGACCTGCCGCTGCTCGTGCAGGCGGCCGCCGGGCGCGATGAGCGCGTCGATGGACTGCACGCCGCCGAGCGCCGCCTGGATCGCGTGCTGCGCGGGCACGTTGGGGCAGAGCCGGGTCGACGCGAGCAGCGTCATGCCCTCGAGGAACCCCCTGGCGTGCGCCTGCGGACCGGTGACGACGACCCACCCGGCGCGGTAGCCCGCGACCCGGTACGTCTTGGACAGCCCGTTGAACGTCAGGCACAGCAGGTCCGGGGCGACGCTCGCCATCGGGATGTGCTGCGCACCGTCGTAGAGGATCCGGTCGTAGATCTCGTCGGCGAGGACCAGCAGGCTGTGCTCGCGCGCGATCTCGGCGATCTGCTCCAGCACCTCGCGCCGGTAGACGGCGCCGGTCGGGTTGTTCGGGTTGATGACGACGATCGCCTTGGTCCGCGGCGTGATCTGCTCGCGGATGTGCTCGACGTCCGGCTCCCAGCCGTTCGACTCGTCGCACCGGTAGTGCACCGGCTGGCCGTCGGACAGGCTCGTCATGGCCGTCCACAGCGGGTAGTCGGGGGACGGGATCAGCACCTCGTCGCCCTCGTCGAGCAGCGCCTGCAGCGTCATGGTGATGAGCTCGGACACGCCGTTGCCGAGGTACACGTCGTCGACGTCGAACGTCGGGAAGCCCTCGACGGTCTCGTAGCGCGTCACGATCGCGCGACGCGCCGGCAGGATGCCGCGCGACTCGGTGTACCCGTGGGCGTAGGGGACGGCCGCGATGACGTCGGCGACGATCTGGTGGGGCGCGTCGAAGCCGAACGCGGCCGGGTTGCCGGTGTTGAGCTTGAGCACGCGGCGGCCCTCGGCCTCCATGCGTGCGGCCTCGTCGAGTGCCTTGCCGCGGATCTCGTAGAGGACACCCTTGAGCTTGGCGGACTGGTCGAGGGGGCGCAGCGACATGCTCAGCAGCGTATCCCCGTCGGCGCGGCCGCCGAAGCAGCCACCTGCGAGGAAGTGGCCCGGTCGCCTCAGCCTGCCGGCGCGCCGGCCGGGGTCACGGCCGAGGTCACGGCCGCGTCGGCGTGCCCGGACGCGGTCGGGACGGCCAGGGCCCCACGCCGGGCGCGGGCCCGCGCGGGCGGGACGACCTCCGTGCGGCCGGCGCCCGGGAACGTCGCCGCCTCGACGGCGTCGGCGACGACGCCCCCGAGGTCCGCGTCGTGCGCCCGCGTGGCCATCGCGCGCAGCATCGTCCCCTCGCGCTCCAGCTGCAGCGCGCCCGGGTGGTCGAGGCGCGCGCCGAGGACGAGCAGCGTGTCCAGGCACCGGGCGCCGTCGAGCAGCGCCGGGTCGAGCACGGACGCCGGCTCGGCGACGAACGTCTCGACCAGCAGCGGCCGGCCCGCCAGCCGGGCGCGGACGGTCGTGCGCACACGTCCGCCCGCCTCGCCGCTGCGCCCGAGCACGAGCGTCTCGCGCAGGACCGCCCGGGCGCCGGGCGCCAGGTCGACGTGCGTCAGGCGCAGGACGTCCGCGCCGTCGGCGACGACGAACGGCAGGCTCGGCCACACCAGCACCGCGTCCGCCGCGAGCCGCACGTCGACGATCCAGGACGCGTGGCCCCCGCGCATGTCGTACGCGACCGTGCCCGTGACCTCGACGATCTCCAGCGCGCGCCCGGCCGCGACGTCGACCTCGATCCGCACGTCGTCCCCGGCGAGCAGGAGCGCCTGCGACGCGACGAGCGCGACGCGCAGACGGCCGTCCTCGTCGGGCAGGCGGCGGGCGCGCACGAGGTCGCCGTCGAGCTCGACGCGACCGTCGGGCGTGAC contains:
- a CDS encoding chemotaxis protein CheW, which encodes MSQYVTFTLADALYGVDVMRVQEVLRVRARTRVPLAPPDVAGLVNLRGQVVLTIDLRTRLGLAPLVDDEPTMVVVQVAGEAVSLLVDAVGDVVEVGPDTYEPPPPTLAPHLRVVIRGTHKLEHRLLLVLDVDAAVAPHPAGPALTPTLEPR
- a CDS encoding methyl-accepting chemotaxis protein; the protein is MSTSYTASRRRRRLTGWFVDRSVQTKILAVVGFMAVVSVGNAAFSFVQLETTAADTRGLVRVEQTLAAARDTVHQDQLKARLIVAQLAAMTDEDDEDRWLATQTENDAELAASAAAVEAAMQGQESKSWTAFWSGYQDWVAYRDATLVPLALADDLAAYEIAEAGISQSMVEGYLGHLDAFAAEIRAYMDTTADAATSRATRAGLAVGGAAALALLVSLPVAFWLARSVRRSVREVQQSVVAMAGGDFTRRPRVTQHDELGRMAVQLGAAQDAVRQTLAGVVESAGAVAAAAEELAAASGQVASASEETSMQAGVVAAAAEQVSGNVQAVATGAEQMGASIREIAQNASDAAKVAQAATGAAASANDSVSRLGASSAEIGNVVKLITQIAEQTNLLALNATIEAARAGEAGKGFAVVASEVKELAQETARATEDIARRVEAIQADTSGAVGAIGQIGSIIADINDYQLTIASAVEEQTATTNEMSRGVVEAAAGSGEIASNITGVATSARTSSQVLVQMGDSVAELARLSDDLRGRVATFTY
- the cheB gene encoding chemotaxis-specific protein-glutamate methyltransferase CheB, with protein sequence MPRIRVLVVDDSVVVRRLVTEALSREPAIEVVGVAADGRIALAKVALLGPDVITMDVEMPHLDGIETVRALRASGHRQPVIMCSTLTERGASATLDALAAGASDYVTKPSHVGSVQEAVDQVARDLVPRVLALAPRAARPPVRPGAGAARAVPVPAAPCAEDAGPPASPLAPAPPPHPVAVVVVGASTGGPEALSRLVGALPLLPVPVAVVQHMPPVFTSQLAARLDRLGAATVVEVERPTAMLAGHVYVAPGGRHLEVRGVPGALQAVLTQEPPVNFCRPAVDVLLTSAAATAGAGVLAVVLTGMGADGRVGAEHVVGAGGTVVVQDEETSVVWGMPGAVIAAGWAHRVLPIDDVAVAVAVAVGAGGHAAVGGGR
- a CDS encoding CheR family methyltransferase produces the protein MTVSTETFAFVADLVRRRSAIRLGAGKEYLVESRLLPLARAAGALDVDAYVARLRAGREAGGHEAVVEALTTNETSWFRDVAPFDALRDHVVPAWSATAAPGARLRVWSAACSTGQEPYSVAMVLAGCSLPDATILATDLSTEVLDRARDGLYTQLEVSRGLPGAMRARHLVREGGGWRVSAALRRAVTFQRHNLLDPAPAGGPFDVVLLRNVLIYFDRDDRRAVLDRVHRVLQPGGWLVLGAAESPVGVHDGFERVVLDRTTLYRTTPGGPL
- a CDS encoding response regulator, whose amino-acid sequence is MRRALVIDDSRTMRRIVARILQDLGFETVEAEHGQAALDLLADGPPPDLACVDWNMPVMDGLQFVVRVRATPALRGMTLMMVTTESEHAQIVRALAAGAHEYLVKPFTAEALRDKLALLGLLPLDEHA
- a CDS encoding chemotaxis protein CheX, with translation MSTTTDVYAVAEALFATLVDGRPGTLRPWTGDGPAWSDPVVAWVDLHGGWTGRAAVTAESGTADDLARALLDLPTDDPVAADDVRDAFGEVANVVGGSVKALLPAVGAMGLPTVAAAAPALPGSVLVAHVLLDWRGRALELTVRGTSAPAGPREGGAR
- a CDS encoding response regulator is translated as MIRVLVADDSRVMRQIVIRTLRQAGYDWEVREAADGAEALAAVRADEPDVILSDWNMPEMTGLELLRRLRLEGYDTPLGFVTSEGSPEMRTLAEREGALFLIAKPFTPDGFRAVIDPVLA
- a CDS encoding pyridoxal phosphate-dependent aminotransferase, producing the protein MSLRPLDQSAKLKGVLYEIRGKALDEAARMEAEGRRVLKLNTGNPAAFGFDAPHQIVADVIAAVPYAHGYTESRGILPARRAIVTRYETVEGFPTFDVDDVYLGNGVSELITMTLQALLDEGDEVLIPSPDYPLWTAMTSLSDGQPVHYRCDESNGWEPDVEHIREQITPRTKAIVVINPNNPTGAVYRREVLEQIAEIAREHSLLVLADEIYDRILYDGAQHIPMASVAPDLLCLTFNGLSKTYRVAGYRAGWVVVTGPQAHARGFLEGMTLLASTRLCPNVPAQHAIQAALGGVQSIDALIAPGGRLHEQRQVAWEGLNSIPGVSCTKPDGALYLFPRLDPEVFGIVDDAQLVYDLLVSEQILLVQGTGFNWPTPDHLRIVTLPEARVLAEAVERMGNFLSSYRQTPR
- a CDS encoding urease accessory protein UreD, whose product is MTRTRVAVTPDGRVELDGDLVRARRLPDEDGRLRVALVASQALLLAGDDVRIEVDVAAGRALEIVEVTGTVAYDMRGGHASWIVDVRLAADAVLVWPSLPFVVADGADVLRLTHVDLAPGARAVLRETLVLGRSGEAGGRVRTTVRARLAGRPLLVETFVAEPASVLDPALLDGARCLDTLLVLGARLDHPGALQLEREGTMLRAMATRAHDADLGGVVADAVEAATFPGAGRTEVVPPARARARRGALAVPTASGHADAAVTSAVTPAGAPAG